From Populus trichocarpa isolate Nisqually-1 chromosome 19, P.trichocarpa_v4.1, whole genome shotgun sequence, a single genomic window includes:
- the LOC7491059 gene encoding co-chaperone protein p23-2 isoform X2: MRHPEVLWAQRSDKVYLTIALPDAKDVSVKCEGGGLFSFSAVGVQGESFDFSLELFGNIVPEGSKTKVGLRNIICSIQKEEKVWWKRLLKSEGKPAPYIKVDWNKWFDEDDEKSASDASDDNNAGYEKDDGSSDDEGMLYLPDLEKARGT; this comes from the exons ATGAG GCACCCAGAGGTTCTGTGGGCTCAGAGATCAGACAAGGTTTACTTGACGATTGCATTACCTGATGCTAAAGACGTATCAGTGAAATGTGAAGGTGGAGGATTATTTAGTTTCTCTGCTGTTGGGGTTCAAGGCGAATCCTTTGATTTCAGTTTGGAACTCTTTGGAAACATTGTTCCTgag GGTTCTAAAACTAAGGTTGGGTTGAGGAACATTATATGCTCAATccagaaagaagagaaagtcTGGTGGAAAAGGCTGTTAAAATCTGAAGGGAAGCCTGCTCCTTACATTAAGGTGGATTGGAACAAGTGGtttgatgaggatgatgaaaaGTCAGCTT CTGATGCCTCTGATGACAATAATGCTGgg TATGAAAAAGATGATGGGAGCAGTGATGATGAAGGAATGCTTT ATCTTCCTGATCTTGAGAAGGCAAGGGGAACTTGA
- the LOC7491059 gene encoding co-chaperone protein p23-2 isoform X1: MSRHPEVLWAQRSDKVYLTIALPDAKDVSVKCEGGGLFSFSAVGVQGESFDFSLELFGNIVPEGSKTKVGLRNIICSIQKEEKVWWKRLLKSEGKPAPYIKVDWNKWFDEDDEKSASDASDDNNAGYEKDDGSSDDEGMLYLPDLEKARGT; encoded by the exons ATGAG TAGGCACCCAGAGGTTCTGTGGGCTCAGAGATCAGACAAGGTTTACTTGACGATTGCATTACCTGATGCTAAAGACGTATCAGTGAAATGTGAAGGTGGAGGATTATTTAGTTTCTCTGCTGTTGGGGTTCAAGGCGAATCCTTTGATTTCAGTTTGGAACTCTTTGGAAACATTGTTCCTgag GGTTCTAAAACTAAGGTTGGGTTGAGGAACATTATATGCTCAATccagaaagaagagaaagtcTGGTGGAAAAGGCTGTTAAAATCTGAAGGGAAGCCTGCTCCTTACATTAAGGTGGATTGGAACAAGTGGtttgatgaggatgatgaaaaGTCAGCTT CTGATGCCTCTGATGACAATAATGCTGgg TATGAAAAAGATGATGGGAGCAGTGATGATGAAGGAATGCTTT ATCTTCCTGATCTTGAGAAGGCAAGGGGAACTTGA